Below is a window of Fibrobacter sp. UWB11 DNA.
AAATGCACCGCACATGAGCGATGCATTTTTCAAACGCGCGTCCTAAACCCTATTCGTACTGCGGAGCTTCGAAAGAGGTCGGAATCTTCGGCGTATCCGGGTCACTATGGATGAACGAGAATCCGCTAATCTTGTTAGTAGCTTTATCAATCGGTCCGGTCTGGAGTTGGCCATGGATGCTCGACGTGCACTTGTCCGGATGCAAGCATCCCGAATTGCGCATCATCAAGTGGTAACCATAAACTTCCCAGACGCCACTCTTGGATTCAACATTTTTTTGGCCTTCGAAAGCAGAAAGTTCATAAGAACCGTCAGCCTTGAGCGTGAAATTCCATTCAATACCATCTTTTATATTTTGCCATTCACCGACAAAATCGCTAGCCTTTTCGTATTTATATTCGCTAGATTCGACATTGCAGCTCATCGTGGTTGTCGTTTCACCATTAGACATAGAAATGGTATTTTCCGTTCCGACAGAATAAGCATACATTGAATAAACTGGCTTGTTATAGTATGCCGGACGCATCAACAACGTGCTACGTTGGATATCATAATGGCCGCCAATCCAGTAGGCAACTTTATCACCAACTCCATTTTCAACGATATACGAATTGTCGAAGAACGTGAACGTTCTCGTCGTATCGCCATCGGTGCACTTGTAAATTTTGTCCTTAATGTCTTCGGCCTTGGAAACCTTGCCCTTCGCCACAGTGACGCTAGCCTTTACAGCTTCGCTATATTCCTTCGAGCCATTGACCGCATACTTGACGACGCCGTTCTCATCGACAATGAACGAAATCGTGAAACCGTTCTTGTCCTTGAGTTTTTCCAAAATCTTTTTAACGGCATCCGTTTCAGCATACTGCTTGCCGACATTACCGTCGACGAATTTCACTTCGCCATTTGCAAAATCCGTATAGGTCACAATCCACATTTCATTCGGAATGCGGAGAGCAACAAGGCCCTGCTTGCTACCCGTAGAAAGGTAAACAGTCTGATCAAACAACTTGAGTTCAACATTCTTTTCGAGATCCGTAAGCTTTGCAGCGCGAGCACCCTTAGGAACGTCAACTGAAGACGAAGACTTCGGAGCCTCAGCACTCGATGAAGAAGAGTTAGCCTTATTCTCAACAGAAGAAGAAGACTTATCACCTTCATTTTTTGTACTGGACGAAGACTTTTCATTCTTGGAATCCGAGGATTTCTTATCGCCTTCCTTTGAATCAGAAGACTTCTTATCATCTGTTTTTGAAGAAGAAGACTTCACTTCACATTCATCGGAATCGCAATCATCTTCTTCGGAAGAAGACGAAATCTCAGTATCGTTATTTTTGGGAGAAGAGGGATTATCATCATCTCCGCAAGCAGCAAAAAGGAATGCGGAGGACACCAAAAGGGCAAGCAATTTTTTCTTATTCATAGTATTTAATATAATTTATTTAGTCCAATTTAGACCAACAAAAATTTACAATTTCCGCGAAAAAAGTCTAAAAACGCTCAAATTATTCAAATAACTGTATTATATGGAATTCCTAATTGCTAAACGGGCAGCCCGGATGGTAATCTAAATCAGCTTCGGCTTCTTCGATGGAAGGCGCGGCATCATACAAAAAACCCGCCAAAGCCTGCTCGGCCGAAACACGTTCCCCGCCAATCCAGTTTTTCAGAACGGCAAGTCGCTTCGAGATCCACCACGGAAGCGGAATCATCATGTGGCGCATTCCAGCAGATTTAAGCACATACGAAGCCATTTCCGCCATCGTCATGACAGTCGAACCCGCAAGAGCGTATGTTTTCCCGACCGCTTTTGATTCAAGGCCAGCAACAGCGATCCCCTTGACCAAATCCACACTGCAAACCGGGCGTTTGAGGCACTTGCCTCCCCCCGGCATAAAATAGAGCGGGAACTTTTTCACGTAATCGCGGAACATGTTGAATTCCACGCCACCGCCATCGCCAATTACAAGCGTAGGTCGCACAATCGTCCAATCCAAACCAGACGCATGCACAAGCGCTTCGCCCTTCTTTTTGCTTTCGCCATAGGGCGTAAGCACCGGATATGTCACGGAAATGCTAGAAACATAAAGGAAGCGACGCACGCCAGCAAGTTTGCAAGCCTCAATAACATTGCGCGTTCCCCACGTATTCACGTGTTCAAAAGCACCACGTTTTGTTGATAAAAGAATTGCCGCCAAGTGATAGACGACATCCACCCCTTCAAACGCACTTTTTATCGATTCAAAATCGGTGACATCGCCGTAACAGACATCCACCTCAGCAGGCAAGGATTTTGCCAAAGAATCGCCCGGAAGCGTCAAGACGCGGACACACACTCCCCGTGCTATAAGTTCCCGGCACAACGCCTTCCCTACGACGCCGGCGCCACCCGTCAATAAAGCAATCATGCTAGGCTTCCAGCATATAACGGATATCCTGAATGCGCCTTGCGAGCGACGCATCCTTTTCCATCTGCTTTTTTAGGGAATTTATGGCGGCGATTACAGTGGCATAGTCCCTGCAGAACATCGCGCCGATATTCTGGAGAGAATCGGTCGTGAGTTCGCGGCAAAGGAACATAGCCACCTTGCGGGGCATAGAAATCGCAGCAGACTGTCGCTTGGACGAGAGTTCGCAAACTTCAACGCGGTATTCCAACGCTACAGCCTCAATAATGTTCTTGGACGTAAGTTCCACATGGCCACCATGTTCCGATGGAGCCACAAGACGCTTGACGCTATTCAAGTTCAAATCAGCCTTGCAGAACATGTTCATAGCGCCAAGGAAGTTCAAAAGACCTTCAATCAAGCGCACATTCTTGCGAGGCGGCATCGAAAGGTAACGGCAAATTTCTTCACGGTCAGCCTTTGCAAACGGCAAGTCTTCGGATTTCTTGCTAATCAAGTGCATGCGAGTGAGCAAATCCGGTTCATCAAGGCCCACAGCAACACAGGATTCAAGCGGAGTAAGGAGTTTCTTGGAAATGCTCGGAATCGAGGATCTCGAAGAGTTGCGTTCGTTATCCGTATCGACAACCTTGAACTTAGACGGATGGCGGTCGCAAGAAATCACCACCTGCTTGCCTTCGGCGCGCAAATGCCTAATCAAAATGGCAAGGCGTTCCTGCGTCCACAAGCCCTTTTCCAAAAGTTGAACGTCATCAAGCAACAGAATATCGCAAAGCTCATAACGTTCACGGAACTTCTGGGCAAGTTCACGTACATTGCCCGTCTTATTGTGAAGAGCCGATGCCATTGCAGTCGCATCACGCAAAAAATCGTATGCATGGCAATAGACGATCGAATAATCAGGATGGTTCTTCTGGATTTTTGCAGCAATGGATTGCAACAAATGAGTCTTGCCCAAGCCGCTTTCGCCATAAACAAACAGCGGATTCAACGACGGGTCGCCCGGATTTTCGGCCACAGCCTGGCATGCGCGGAAAGCCGTGGAATTGCACTCCCCTTCGACAAAGTTTTCAAAAGTATAGCGTGCATAAAGCGATAAAGCCTGTTTCGGACGCTTTACCGGTTTCGGAGCTTGTACAACCTTCGGGATAACCGGCACCGTGAGCTTGATTTCGGGAATCGGGTCCGAAGGAGCAATCTGACGGATGCGATAATCAACAAATTCACTACCAAATACAGCCGTAAAGGACTTGCGCAATAAATCGCCATAATGGGAATTCACCCAGTTCTCGCGAAGCTCGTCAGGAACAGTAAGCAAGGCATAGCCATTGCACATTCCCTCATAACCAAGAGCGTCAAGAATTACGGCACCAAAAAAGTCCTTGCATTCCGAACGCACGCGGTCGAGCACCTGTTGCCAGGGCGACTCTGCAATATCCAACAAAGAAACAGTATTATCCACGATCTAAAAAACCAATCAAGAGTATAAAAGAGCAAGCAAAAAATAAGAAAGGAAAATTGAAGAACAAGCAACCAAACGAAAAAAATTTTTTATTGTCCGTTTTTTGTTCAAAAACGGCAATTTTTTTTTGAAAACACTTTTTATCCGACTTTTTCCAGTTTACACCACCCTTACGAACGTATGTGTAACAAAATTATCACTTACTATTAGCACAAGTTATCAACAGGTATTTTTTCAAACATCCCTTGACAAGATTTTTCTTACTTTAAGCATACAAAATATTATACAAATGGCGAAATTCGTTCAAAAACGCCATTTTTTTGTCATAAGAAAAATGTAACTTGATGAAAATCAACAAGTTACATGCACAGTTTGTTACCACAAATGGAAGCCTAGACCCACTGCAAAAACATGGTGAGAGAACATTACAACTTACGGATTCTGCGGAGGCGGAGGATTATTATTTTGTCCGTTATTTTCACCAAGCTTTTCTTGCAAGTGGTCAATCCGGTCTTCAAGTAATTTCTCGATTTCAGGAAGCAAGCGGTCCTTCACGCGATCAAGATACAAGCATTGCAGTTGAATCATGCGGTTACGATGGCGGCCTGCAAATTCCTGAATCCAGTGGCTTACGGCCTGCTGGCGATCCTGAATCTTGTCATGCAAAGAACGCTGGATGAAAGTTCTCTGGACTTCCATATAGCGCTGCATATTGAACGGCATGCGGTAAGTACGAATAAACTGTTTTAGCAACACCAGCAAGCAAAGATGATCATTGCATTGATGATCACGAATGAACAGCTTCAATTCTTCCAGATGCTTCTGGAAGAATGGGACAATCGCTTTATCATCAATCTGATAAAGTTCAAGTTCATCCTGTTCTTTTGTCGCTTTATCGACAGCCATATTCCAAATCTATTTTTTTACCGTTTCCTACACTTTTGCATGTTTCACAAGAAAGCTGAATTTGGCGTTTTTTTCGTTATTTAAGGTACTTTTTCCCAAAAAAACGCGTCCTTCAGTTCCCGGATTCAACCTATCTGCGGCAGCGCCGCGGAAATCTAGCATTTCTTCAACTTCGCACTTTTGCATGCCATCGGGCGTCATCAATTCCAACGTATCGTCCATGGAGAACGGATTTTTCACGTTCACAAGGCATGCACCCGTAGCTTCATCAAAGTCCTTCACCTGAGCCGCCACGCAGCCACCTTCTGCATCCACATGCGTTGCTTCGTAATTCTGCGGCAAAGGACCACGCAAGAATCCCGGCATAAAGCCACGCCCATCGACAAATCGAATCGCACGACGGCTTTCTTCGGGCACTGGATTTCCGGCAGCCACAGCATCAATTGCCATACGATAAGCGCGCACCACCTGGCTCAAGTAATACACAGAACGCGTACGGCCTTCGATTTTGAAGGAATCAAGGCCACCCGCCACGAGTTCAGGAATCACATCCAAGGCGCAAAGGTCACGGCTACTCATAAAGTAGGTGCCCCATGTATCTTCATCGAGCGCAATCGGATCGAGTTCCGGGCGGTCAGTGCGCTGCAGAGCAAACGAGCCTTCGTGTTCGCGATAGTCCTCAACCTGAGGACCGGAATTCGCATACAAGCGATACGGCATGCGGCAACTGTTATCGCAGGCGCCCTGGTTCGCATCGCGGTGCGTCACCCAATTCGAAAGCATACAACGTCCAGACATAGCCATGCAAACAGCACCATGAACGAACACTTCAAGTTCAAGGTCCGGGACTTGTTTCTTTATCTCTAAAATTTCAGACAAGCGAAGCTCACGGCTCAAAATAATTCGACGAACACCTAAGTTTTTCCAAAACGAAGCGGCTAAGTAGTTAGTCGTATTTGCCTGCACGGACAAATGAACTTCCGTTTCGGGATGTTCCTTCAAAAGCCAGCCTACAAAGCCCGGATCAGCCACAATCAAGGCATCTGGTTTGAGTTCCAAAGCCGCATTCAAAGCCTTTTGGAAAGATTCCACCTTAACATTTCGCGGAATCACATTACTCGTGAGATAGAACTTTTTACCATGTTCATGCGCATAAGCAATGCCTTCAGCAAGGTCATCAAGATTCTTGAAGCCGTTTTCGCGAGCTCGCAACGAGAACGCCGGTTGCCCCGCATATACAGCATCTGCACCATAAGCAAATGCATACTTCATTCGTACAAGGTCACCCGCAGGTGCTAAAAGTTCAGGCTTTTTCATTTTTAGGCGTTAGGTATAAGGTTTTAAGTGTTAGAATTTGAATCCGGCTCGAATGTAAGCTTTGCGATCGTCAATAAGCGTGAGTTCTCCCATAAAAGAGAAACGTTGTCCTTCATAACTGATTGCGGGAGTCAAAGAATACTGGAGTTCCGCACCTTTGAGATAGTGCTTTTTCTTCAAATTATGGGAGCCGGGAGTCGTATCGTTCACGGCACTACCGTAATTCGTTCCTTTCCAGAACCAAGTCTGACGGACAGACGCAAAGATATGGCCATCCAAACGAGCAAAAAGATTCCAGTCAATCGTACGGCTGTTCGGGCCACCCTGATTTCCGAGCGGATACCCTAAGTGAGCCATCTGGGCCGTATTCTTTTTAAAATGGGAATAGACATAAGGTTCAACGCGAGCGTATTCAAAGATCGTACCCGCTTCAATCTTATGACCTTTGTAATAGAAATTATGACCAGCCTGGAAACCCGCCATCCAAGCCCACTTCGCCTCAATATTATCATTGCGAATCAAGCTAATCGGGGAATCCATATCGTCCAAAAAGAATTCCGTATAAAGACGCACCGTGTTAAACAAACGATAGTTAAAATCAAAAGACAAGGAACCATTGTTGCTATTTTCCGAAAAATTACCCTTTTCCATAAACAACGGTGCTGTCGGTACAAACAACCAGGGTTTCATGTTATCATAAAGAATCGTAAGTTCGCTTATACCAAACGTAGCATTCCCTACGGCAAGTTCATAGCGGTGGCCAAAGAGGTTTCGTGTATTGTCCTTGTTCGCCATATCAAAGCTGTGGAAAATGCGCAAGTCCGCATAAAAGCTCATCACACGGAGAGGACCAATCATCAAGTCCAAGCTCATCATGTTGTACGGAACAGCAAACTGGTTTAAAGACAAGTTGTTATAGTAGCCAGGTCCCCAGTGCATTACATCACGGCCAAAATCAAGGCGCAACCAGTCATGATTAAACGCGAAGTGCGTGCGATAACGAGCATAGCTTGTGTAATCAGCACCAGACTTTTTCGATTCATTTTGAATTTCCAAAAATTCGCGGTCATAAGAGCGCGGTTTCTTGGCAGAATGACCTTCGCTGTAAATACGCGCATCCAAAACAAAATCTAAAGAATCGACAAAACCGCGAACGTAAATGCCACCGTCTATTCCCGGCCAAATCGTATCTCCAAATGTCTTACCATTAGTGCTAATGCCACGATGATCAGTATCATTAATGTATTCACCACCACGATAATCAATACCGCCTACAATGCTAGCCGCAATGGCCACACGCGGAATCGAGTTTTCAAGAGTGAGAGCACGAGCTGCACATGCAGAATCACCCTTTTCACATTTGTACTGAAGTCCATTTCCCAAAATACCGGCACCGCGTAAATTATCGAAGTACAAAAGCGCGTTGCTTTCTGTCTTTGTGAAATTCTTGCGGAAAGTCGTATCCCTGCGCGGGTACGTAAAGTACTGGCGTTCGTTTCCTATGGTCTGTCGATGGTATTCAAACAGCATCGGAGCCGTTTCGAGAGTCCGCAAATTGAAGGTTCGTTCGGGTTCAATGACCGGAGAAACCGCAAAGGACTCACTCACGCCCGCCCAAAGCAAAGCACAAGACAAAAGGGATAAAAAGTTCTTAAAAACCATTGCAAAAATTTAGCATTTTCGTTCGCCGGATTCGTCAAAAATGGAAAATTTGAGCACTTTCGTCCCATACGGAACTTTTTGTTCCGCTTAAAAATTCAATGTCCGTAAAAAAGAACAATTCACATATTTAAAAGCGAATTCATCTAATATAAGTTTTAAGAAAATGTTGAATGGGAGATATTCTATGAATAAAAAGTTTCTGACCATGGGCTGTATTTCGAGCCTTTCATTAGCAATGTACTCCGGCTGCTCGGACTCGACTTCTGATTTGTACAATCCTGCCAATCCATTTGGTGAAGTCAATGAAGAAAGTTCCTCTTCTGTAGCAAATGCCGGAGCTGGGGACGAAATTGTCGTTTCTAGCGATTCCGAAAGCGCAACAAGCAGCGCAACCGCCACCTCGTCTGCAAGTTTGAATTTATCATCCAGCGCTACAATTGCACCGAACAGCAGTGCAACAATTGCTCCAAACAGCAGCGCGACTTTAGCATCATCCAGCAGCAACGGCACAAAGCCAAGCACGAATTCCAGCAGTTCTGCAACCCCGACAATACAAAGCTCTTCTAGCACAACAAGCCAGCAGGTTAACGAAAACACGGGCAACCGCCCTGTAATCACTTACGCCGCAAGTGGCGCCACAGCTACAAATGCAGGCAACTGCGTCACCGTTACAGGCGGTACAGTTACCATCAAATGCGGTGGCGAATACGATTTTAGCGGAAACTACAGCGGAAACGATGCTCAGATTCTTGTGAACACGGCAAAGACTGATTCTTCCGTTTACTTGAACATGAGAGGCCTTACACTCAGCAACACCGCTGACGCCCCGATTTACATCCAGAAGGCAAGCAAGGCTTTCGTGGTCGCCAAAAACGGTACGACCAACACCTTGAGCGATGGCTCCACCCGCACCAAGACCTACAATTACACTAACGATAACGGTGAAGCAAAAACCGATACGACAGGCGCTTGCATTTACGCCAAGGACGACCTCACCATCAAAGGCGAAGGTACGCTCGTTGTCAAGGGAAATTACAATAACGGTATCCATACCAGCAACGACTTGAAGGTTAAAAACGGTCTCATTACGGTCAACGCCAAGAACAATGGTCTCAAGGGTAAAAGCTCCGTTGAAATCAGCGGTGGTACAATCAACATTACCACGACCGAAGGCGATGGCATCAAGAGCGATACCGAAGATGCAGCCGATTTAGCATCAGGCAAGGGAAGCATTGAAATTACGGGTGGCGAAATCACCATCACTTCTGCATTCGATGGCATCACAGCAGCGAACGCAGTAACAGTCGCAAATGGAGAATCGACCTCCCCAACTATCAAGGTTACAGCAGGCGGCGGCCACAGCTGCCTTAGCGATCCCACAAGCAATACCGGCAGCACAGGCGGCCGCGGCGGCATGGGCGGATTCCCCGGTATGGGCGGCAGTTCCTGCTCTCCGACCGAAAGCATGAAGGGTATCAAGGGCGATTCGAGCATCACCATCAGCGCAGGCATTATCGATATCAACAGCCGCGATGACGGTCTCCATAGCAGTGGAAACATCACTGTTTCTGGCGGTACAATCACAATTGCCACTGACGACGATGGCGTCCATGCCGAAAAAGCTCTCTACGTGAAGGACAACGCGAACATCAGCGTTACCCTCGCCTACGAAGGCATGGAATCTCCCGACATGCACTTTGAAGGCGGTATTACAAGCGTCATCACCACTGATGACGGTTGGAATGCGGCCGGCGGAACGTCTACGACCACGACCGGTGGCAACACGGGTCGCGGAGGCCCAGGCGGCTTTGGCGGAGGCTTCGGCCCTGGCAGCGGAAGCACCGGCAAGCTCACAGTTACGGGCGGTTACCACTACATTTACGTTGGCACCGGCGACACAGACGGCGTCGACAGCAATGGAGACATTACGATTTCCGGCGGTGTCATCATCGTGGAATGCCGCATGAACGGTGGCATGGGCGGTATGGTCGATTCCGACGGAACCACGAACATTTCTTCAAACGCAAAGCTCCTCGGTTTCGGCACGAACAATTCCGAAGAAGGCACGCAGTACAGCGTAAGCTTCAATACCAATAACTACTACGGCACTTCGTCAATCGCATTCAAGCCGAGTTTTTCCGGAAACAAGATGGTCTCTAGCGTGGGTCAGCCGAGCGCTATCAGCAGCGTAAGCGGCATGACCAAGACCTGCTTCGGCAACAGTACCGATCGCTGCGTTTATACGAAGTAGACGAAAGAACGGGCCGTTAACCGGCCCTACAGACGAAAGATAAAAGGCGAGCAATTAAGCTCGCCATTTTTATTTCTAATTCCGATTTCCTAATTCCGAATTAATTACATCCAGCCGCGGTCAGACGTACCAGAAATACCACGAATCTTAAGATCGAAGTCATCACGGTTCGTAGCAGCATTCATAGCCGTTTCAAGCGAGATTTGGTCGTTCTGGTAAAGTTCCAAAAGCGCCTGGTCGAACGTCTGGCTATGATACTGAATATGGCCTTCAGCAACCGCCTGTTCCACCATGTCAAGCTTATTCTTATCTTCGATATATTCCTTGATGGCGCCCGTATTCACGAGGATTTCGGCTGCAGGCACTCGCCCATTGCCATCCTTGGTCGGCAAAAGTCTAAGCGAAATAATACCGACCAACACTTCTGCTAGCAAAAGACGAATTTCATCATGCTGGTGCGGCGGATACATCGAAAGCACACGGTGAATCGTTTCCACGGCGTTCGTCGTATGGATTGTCGCAAACACCATATGACCCGTATCGGCTGCAGTCAAAGCAATCTGCATGGTTTCAAGGTCACGAATTTCGCCCACCAGAAGCACGTCCGGGTCCTGACGGAGAGCCGCACGGAGAGCGTTCGCGTACGAAAGGGTATCCACGCCGATTTCACGCTGCGAGATAATTGCCACGTTGTCCTTGTAAAGGTATTCAATCGGGTCTTCGACAGTAATGACGTTCACGGATTCTTTCTGATTGATGTAGTCAATCATGGAAGCAAGCGTCGTCGATTTACCAGAACCGGTCGTACCTGTCACAAGAATAAGCCCGCGCTTTGTCAAAGACAATTCGCGAATGATTTCGGGCAAATGAAGTTCTTCGAATGCAGGAATAACAGCCTTAATATGACGGATTACAACAGCAATCGTACCACGCTGGCGGAACACGTTCACACGGAAACGCCCCATATCGCGTGCGCCAACGGCAAAGTCACATTCCTTATTGGCCTCAAAACGCTGCTTTTGGTCGCGATTCATGATGTCGTCCAAAAAGGAATCCATCATAGCGGAATCAATACGAACGTCAAAAAGCCTTTGCAAAGTACCGTTAATACGATAAACCGGCGGCACGCCCACACGAAGGTGCAAGTCAGACGCCTTGCGGTTCACCATTTCGCGCAAGAGCTGTTCGATGCGAAGTTCAGCCATATTAGCCTTCTCCAAACTTTTCGCGGCAGAGTTTTTCTACTTCTTCCAGACGAGATTTAATTTCGGCATTATTCGGATTCTTCTTTGCAAGATCCGAATAAATTTCAAGAGCCTTGGTATAGACACCCTGTTCCATGTAGATATCCGCAAGCGTACGCGTATTCAGACTATCGTCCAAATCAGCAGCACCACGGGAAAGCGGAGCTTCGGCATCGTTAACAAGACTTGCAGAAACTTCATCGTCGGAATCGCCCGACATCAAGTAATCAACACCCTTATTGTTCGGTTCGTCAGCTTCCGTCAAGGAATCATCTTCATCGAACAGGCCCTTGAATGCATTAGACACTTCAGAGTCAATAGAATCCAGTTCAGCAGAAGGTGCATTTTCAAAAGATTCAGCAGGAGCTTCAGCAACTTCGGCAGGAGCTTCGGATGCGGCCGGAGCTGCAACCGGTTCTTCGGTCTTAGCAACTTCAGCAGGTGCAGCCGTCTCTACGGTTTCCGTCTTTTCTTCCGGCAAATCATCAGAGTCTGAACCAAAGATGTTATCGAAGGATTCTTCGACATTTTCCTTCACATCTTCTTTTACAGAGCTTTCTTCAATTTCAGCACCTGTAGCTTCTTGGCTCAAAGGTTCTTCGGCAGGAGCTTCCGATTTTTCTTCAGGCAAATCCATGTCGTCTTCATCACCGAACATGGAAGCGAAGGCTCCGCCCATTTCCTTAGCAACATCTTCTTCTTGATCCGATTCCTGAACTTGTTCCGGAACCGTTTCTGCAGCAGGAGCTTCAACCGGAGTTTCAACCTTTTCTTCAGCGGTCGGCACTTCCGATATTGCAACTTCCTCCGTCGATGCTTCGGTCTTTTCTTCAGCATCTTCATCGCCAAAGAGTGCATCAAAGGCGCCATCCACTTCTTCAGCAGCGGATTCCTCTTCTGCAACCGGAGTTTCTTCAACAGCAGGTGTTTCGGCTACAGCAACTTCC
It encodes the following:
- a CDS encoding NAD(P)-dependent oxidoreductase codes for the protein MIALLTGGAGVVGKALCRELIARGVCVRVLTLPGDSLAKSLPAEVDVCYGDVTDFESIKSAFEGVDVVYHLAAILLSTKRGAFEHVNTWGTRNVIEACKLAGVRRFLYVSSISVTYPVLTPYGESKKKGEALVHASGLDWTIVRPTLVIGDGGGVEFNMFRDYVKKFPLYFMPGGGKCLKRPVCSVDLVKGIAVAGLESKAVGKTYALAGSTVMTMAEMASYVLKSAGMRHMMIPLPWWISKRLAVLKNWIGGERVSAEQALAGFLYDAAPSIEEAEADLDYHPGCPFSN
- a CDS encoding DnaA ATPase domain-containing protein: MDNTVSLLDIAESPWQQVLDRVRSECKDFFGAVILDALGYEGMCNGYALLTVPDELRENWVNSHYGDLLRKSFTAVFGSEFVDYRIRQIAPSDPIPEIKLTVPVIPKVVQAPKPVKRPKQALSLYARYTFENFVEGECNSTAFRACQAVAENPGDPSLNPLFVYGESGLGKTHLLQSIAAKIQKNHPDYSIVYCHAYDFLRDATAMASALHNKTGNVRELAQKFRERYELCDILLLDDVQLLEKGLWTQERLAILIRHLRAEGKQVVISCDRHPSKFKVVDTDNERNSSRSSIPSISKKLLTPLESCVAVGLDEPDLLTRMHLISKKSEDLPFAKADREEICRYLSMPPRKNVRLIEGLLNFLGAMNMFCKADLNLNSVKRLVAPSEHGGHVELTSKNIIEAVALEYRVEVCELSSKRQSAAISMPRKVAMFLCRELTTDSLQNIGAMFCRDYATVIAAINSLKKQMEKDASLARRIQDIRYMLEA
- a CDS encoding U32 family peptidase C-terminal domain-containing protein, producing MKKPELLAPAGDLVRMKYAFAYGADAVYAGQPAFSLRARENGFKNLDDLAEGIAYAHEHGKKFYLTSNVIPRNVKVESFQKALNAALELKPDALIVADPGFVGWLLKEHPETEVHLSVQANTTNYLAASFWKNLGVRRIILSRELRLSEILEIKKQVPDLELEVFVHGAVCMAMSGRCMLSNWVTHRDANQGACDNSCRMPYRLYANSGPQVEDYREHEGSFALQRTDRPELDPIALDEDTWGTYFMSSRDLCALDVIPELVAGGLDSFKIEGRTRSVYYLSQVVRAYRMAIDAVAAGNPVPEESRRAIRFVDGRGFMPGFLRGPLPQNYEATHVDAEGGCVAAQVKDFDEATGACLVNVKNPFSMDDTLELMTPDGMQKCEVEEMLDFRGAAADRLNPGTEGRVFLGKSTLNNEKNAKFSFLVKHAKV
- a CDS encoding capsule assembly Wzi family protein → MSESFAVSPVIEPERTFNLRTLETAPMLFEYHRQTIGNERQYFTYPRRDTTFRKNFTKTESNALLYFDNLRGAGILGNGLQYKCEKGDSACAARALTLENSIPRVAIAASIVGGIDYRGGEYINDTDHRGISTNGKTFGDTIWPGIDGGIYVRGFVDSLDFVLDARIYSEGHSAKKPRSYDREFLEIQNESKKSGADYTSYARYRTHFAFNHDWLRLDFGRDVMHWGPGYYNNLSLNQFAVPYNMMSLDLMIGPLRVMSFYADLRIFHSFDMANKDNTRNLFGHRYELAVGNATFGISELTILYDNMKPWLFVPTAPLFMEKGNFSENSNNGSLSFDFNYRLFNTVRLYTEFFLDDMDSPISLIRNDNIEAKWAWMAGFQAGHNFYYKGHKIEAGTIFEYARVEPYVYSHFKKNTAQMAHLGYPLGNQGGPNSRTIDWNLFARLDGHIFASVRQTWFWKGTNYGSAVNDTTPGSHNLKKKHYLKGAELQYSLTPAISYEGQRFSFMGELTLIDDRKAYIRAGFKF
- a CDS encoding carbohydrate-binding domain-containing protein; this encodes MNKKFLTMGCISSLSLAMYSGCSDSTSDLYNPANPFGEVNEESSSSVANAGAGDEIVVSSDSESATSSATATSSASLNLSSSATIAPNSSATIAPNSSATLASSSSNGTKPSTNSSSSATPTIQSSSSTTSQQVNENTGNRPVITYAASGATATNAGNCVTVTGGTVTIKCGGEYDFSGNYSGNDAQILVNTAKTDSSVYLNMRGLTLSNTADAPIYIQKASKAFVVAKNGTTNTLSDGSTRTKTYNYTNDNGEAKTDTTGACIYAKDDLTIKGEGTLVVKGNYNNGIHTSNDLKVKNGLITVNAKNNGLKGKSSVEISGGTINITTTEGDGIKSDTEDAADLASGKGSIEITGGEITITSAFDGITAANAVTVANGESTSPTIKVTAGGGHSCLSDPTSNTGSTGGRGGMGGFPGMGGSSCSPTESMKGIKGDSSITISAGIIDINSRDDGLHSSGNITVSGGTITIATDDDGVHAEKALYVKDNANISVTLAYEGMESPDMHFEGGITSVITTDDGWNAAGGTSTTTTGGNTGRGGPGGFGGGFGPGSGSTGKLTVTGGYHYIYVGTGDTDGVDSNGDITISGGVIIVECRMNGGMGGMVDSDGTTNISSNAKLLGFGTNNSEEGTQYSVSFNTNNYYGTSSIAFKPSFSGNKMVSSVGQPSAISSVSGMTKTCFGNSTDRCVYTK
- a CDS encoding type IV pilus twitching motility protein PilT, which encodes MAELRIEQLLREMVNRKASDLHLRVGVPPVYRINGTLQRLFDVRIDSAMMDSFLDDIMNRDQKQRFEANKECDFAVGARDMGRFRVNVFRQRGTIAVVIRHIKAVIPAFEELHLPEIIRELSLTKRGLILVTGTTGSGKSTTLASMIDYINQKESVNVITVEDPIEYLYKDNVAIISQREIGVDTLSYANALRAALRQDPDVLLVGEIRDLETMQIALTAADTGHMVFATIHTTNAVETIHRVLSMYPPHQHDEIRLLLAEVLVGIISLRLLPTKDGNGRVPAAEILVNTGAIKEYIEDKNKLDMVEQAVAEGHIQYHSQTFDQALLELYQNDQISLETAMNAATNRDDFDLKIRGISGTSDRGWM